The genomic stretch ATGTATTCACACTAGACAATCCGTACCGTGCCCAAGCACGTTTGACCCCCAAAGTCCAGTGCATTTGACTAGGGAGATCACTCCATACCATGGTCATGCCCACTTGAAGAGATGGGCCTGGACAGGATTCAGCTGGACTTGGATATGGTATATATCTAGTGCGATCATTAACTGTGCCTGAGCACAGAACGTAGACAAGATGTCAATGATGTGACtggcacatgcatgcatacatgtaGATTACCAGGAAGGAATAGACTGAGCAGTGACAGGCTGTACAGATCGGGTAGCGACGAACATCAAACAAACATGGTGGCAAAGGCATCGCTTTAGTCTATAGCAGAGATCCAGTGTTTGTGGGAAATTTGCGCTGATGAGAGTATCCAGGAACGACACAGAAAAACTCCAAGATATTTGCTAAAATACGAGAATAtcttcttatacatgcagcaaGATTACATGAAAATCGCTGTGTTGCATTCTCAATAAATTTATATAAAGGCGATCTGCCATCTcgcccaaaatgactccaaataagccacaaaataaggatATTAATCATGAATTACACTGTGCTGTGTGATAGTACTTTTCTTCCTATGTTTACTTTAACAcggtgatgatgaaagcatgctcagGCCCGGAATGTTAAGTGCAGTGTCAGCGCAGACCAGCGGGGGAGGGAGACAATCGTGCTTCGGCATGGAACAAGGCAACCAGGCCGGGTGTAAGTCCACccttaaaatgcataaaaagttTCAGCTTTTTCTAGAATATCCTTTGGGTGTATAATTTACTATTGGACTACAAGGTATGTAAGCTGAACACTTTGGTACATTCTTAAAAAGGAACGCACTGGTGTGTTCAGCATCGTCAAAAGGCCTGGGCGACCATGTAAGACAAGTACAGTGGATGATCACAGAATTTGTTCTTTGGTAAAGATAAATACCTTCACAACATCCAAGTCAAGAACACTCTCTAGGAGTTAGGCGCACCATTGCCAAAGCTTACAATCGAGAGGAAACTTCATGAAAGTAAATAGAGAGTGTTTAGCACAAGGTGCAAGCGAAAGTCACCTGCACTGTCATGCACGTGTGCAACAAAATGAGGTattagtctgtgtgtgtgtgctgtatatactgtatatatgataTACAGCTGTTAATCCCTTTAATTAAAGCTGAATCAATCAAATCTTGTGGGGAACAGACAAAAACAACTAACTAAACAGGTGAGCTACATGAGTGAGCCACAACCCTATCTATCCCAAACCAAAAGAATGTCCTTTGCCATACTGCAAAACAGAAGAAGCAGTTCTTTGGAGCTGAGAACATTGAGGTGATGAAATGGCTCAGCCAGAGTCCTGATCTGAACCTTATCAAAAATCATTGGAAGGTAATCAGTGAAAACATTATAGCAAACAAACCAATTACAGTTACAGTTACTAAactgtggaaaaaaacaaaatcaagtcAAAGCAGTGTGAGAAATTGGTAATGTTATGCCAGAGTCATTGAAAGCAAAGGCCTTTTACACTTCCTATTAATTTCTGAAGGTTGTAACAATCAAAAGAAGTTGACAAAATTCATTTTTAGGCTTCTTCTGCAATATAATTGTAGCCGTCCTCTAATATTGATCACAGACCTTCTTCAAATTTCTTGTTTAAACCTTTAATTTTGTGATGTGGGATAGTTTTCATTAatgaaatatgattaaaatgTCTCTCTCCTATTTATATTAGAATAAATTTGAATTTGGATTACCAGCAATATTGTGCATAAAAATGTCACGTTTCCTAATATTGATCACTACTgtaaagcacaaaaaaacaagcaaaatagaTTCCAAAAGATGTAGTTCATAGTCAAAATTACAGAATAACAAATCATATATACAACTGCTTCATTTAAAATCCATTTTGGTGGTATGCATAGCCAAAAATAAGAAAATTGTGTCACTAACCAAATATTTACAGACCTCACTGTAATTGTCATAATGCTTCGGTCACGTTTCAAAACATCCATATTCAAACTGATTCAAACTACTTAGATATAATGTTGATTTTATTATAAATCCAACCAATCCATCTGCCAAATTCTCATTAAAATACTGAACATTAAAAAAGCTATGAGGAAGTACATGGAAGAGTTTTAAGACATACTGACTTACCTGAAGTGTGGATGCAGCGGAATCACTGGTTTCTGTCAGGCCTGTGCTCCTGGGTATACTGGAAATAATGTATCCAGCCTTTGGTACCGGCTGCCTAACCACCACCTTCCCTTTCCTGGTCTCTGCTAGAAACAGACTGTACCAGTAGGCATCACTGGAGATCAGGGTGGAATCCGCTATAGTAGAGTTCCTCTGGCTGATGATGCTGTTCCTACATACAGGAGGAGCCGCTTTGGTGGGTTTTGGTTTCTGGCACTTCAGCACGATGGTGACCAATATTGTCATTAGTAAGAGAAATGAAACTGCACCCAAACTGATCACCAGGTAGAGGTTTAGGTCTGAGAAGATGTCGTATTCCAAAGGTACCTCCATGGTGTCAGAATAGACTTTAACAGCCTGTTCCACAGTTGATAACTTGATGGTGACGGTGGCAGAGAGAGCAGGGTCTCCATTGTCTTTGGCTAGAACAACCATGCGCTGGTGACGAGCATCTCTGTAGCTGAACATTCTCATTGTCCGAATCTCCCCGTTGTATTGGTCCAGACTGAACAGCGTAGCATCCGTAAGCTGTAGGAACTGGTATGTGATCCGAGAGTTGTGCACTGAGTCTCCATCAATGGCGATAACTTTGGAAACCAGGTGTCCTTTATCAATGGATCTTGGAATCACTTCCTCAACCACAGAACCATGTGCGCTCCATGGAGACACTATAACTGGAGTGTTGTCATTCTGGTCCACAATGATGATATGGACAGTCACATTACTGCTGAGTGGAGGAACTCCAGAATCTCGGGCTTCGATATGAAACAGAAATTCCTTATCTCTCTCATAATCAAATGTTTTTAGTGCATAAAGGTCACCGTTTTCTGGATTAATAGAAAACAACATAGACATGGATGTGTTTGCTATTTCCTTCtctatgataaaataaaccaaaTACTGGTTTTCATGTAGATCTGGATCAAATGCTGCTAAAGAACTCAGCAATGATCCTGGTCCATTGTTTTCCATCACAGGAATAGTATAGAATGACTTTGGAAATTGTGGCGCATTGTCATTAATATCCAGGATCTCCAAAGTAATAGTTTCATTATCAGACAAAGGAGGCGTGCCTCTGTCAGTGACAATGAAAGTAATGTCATATTCTGAAACTTTCTCTCTATCCAAAGCTTCTGAAATTACCAATTCATAGTAGTTTTCAGAAGTATTTTTCAATTGAAAGGGTagtaattttgaaatatatatatcaaCTATACCATTATCACCAGAGTCTTTGTCACTGACACTGACTAGGGCAATCACTGTACCTACTGCGACATCCTCTTTAACAGTTGTCTGAAAAGATTTTATCGAAAGCTCGGGATGATTGTCATTCATATCAATAACATAAATTGTTAATTTACACTGTCCTGACAATGCTTTGTAACCTTGGTCCTTTGCTTCTATATCCATTTCATAAACTGTACTTTCTTCAAAATTAATAACTTCTCTGATTCGTATCTCACCATTATCTGAATTCAAATTAAACATTTCCTGTGTCTTCTCTGAAGTATACAAACTGAAGGAATATTTTATCTCTGCATTAGAGCCCTCGTCAAGATCAGTTGCGTTTAACTTAATAACAAAACTCCCTACTGCAGAGTTCTCGGTTATACTGATAACATAAGACGCCTGGTCAAACCGAGGGGCGTTGTCGTTAACATCTAGCACACGAACAATAATGGTGGCGGTGCCGGACCGCGCAGGGACTCCGCCGTCCACTGCGGTGAGTACCAGATTATGCACTGCTTGTACTTCCCGATCTAAATCTTTTATTAGAATCAAATCAGCAAATTTGGAGCCATCTCGTCCAGTCTGAACTTCAATAGTAAAATGCTGACTTTCAGTCAAATAGTAGGTTTTAACCGTATTTAATCCGACGTCTGGATCTAAGGCATTGTTCAGAGAGAATCTTTCTCCTGGCGACGCAGATTCGGAAATGTCAAGCTCTATTTTATCCCATCGAAAATTAGGAGCATTGTCATTAATATCCAGTATTTCCAAGTCGAAATTGAATATACGTAAAGGGTTCTCGAATATAACACCCATTTTGAGGAAGCAAGAAATTTTGCTCGAGCATAAATACTCTCGGTCGATTTTTTCTGCAATATACAGGTCTCCCGTCTCTTTGTTGATGTTCAGATACTTCTTATTAGCAATAATATCGAGCCGCACATTACGCTCCGTAAGGCTGTTTACAGCTAGTCCCAAATCAGCAGCTAAATTAGCCACCACTGATCCTTCCTTCATTTCTTCTGGAATAGCGTAATGAGTGACAGAAAAGACTTCGTTAAAAACGGcagaaaataaaaggaaaaacaagacgtacctttttgtttgttctgaGTCACGCGTCGCCATTTTCTAGATCTCTATATAATGCAACCGAAATGAAAATCGTTTTCTGTTGTACATGCAAAATAGCTAGCCTACTATATCGATAACGTAACGCAAGAAAATGTAATGTTGGTCGTATAACACAACCGAGCGCCCCATGTGACCGTGGAGCCCAAAATGCGTGAGAATTCCAAAGCCTTTATCCTCCTCACAGTAGGTCATAGCCACTGCTCGTTCACCAGTGTTGGGTTTTACTGGTAAACAGCGACGCTATGTGTACAATGTCCAGTAGTCATACACTAAAACAAtctaaaaaaaatccagcaggAAATAGCCCAAACTGAAGTACAAAGTCATGGTAGGTTTCTGGAAGTTATGCTGATGTAAACGTAGCCTACTTCAGTACACTTGCACTGTCAGGTTTTGATAATACAATTTAAAATTCCTAATAACCTAACATAACCTTAACTCTAGCACTTAATAACCAATGATTGTATTTCTTACACTTTCCAGTTGAGTTCATTTTCTATTATTTGGAAATCGAGGGTGTGatgtaaatattgtaataaagacgaagacatttaaattaattaccAGGCGAGTCAAGCAGAATTGACGAATCAGTTTCCAAAAATCGATACCAGAATCACGTTCAACTATTTACTGATGCAAATTACGGATACtactaaataaattattttttattcaaaCAAACTGAGTCGGGTTTTAAATTGTGAGCTTTCTGTATTGCAAAGAAGAAGATCCATTTTCCCCCCAAATATATAAAACTTTATCACGAAAATTTCTGATAGGCTACTCAGAACAGAAATCAGGAATGATCGAACCGAATCGGTAAGCCACGCGATTCTTAGTACAAAAAAAGTAACAATCCAATAAAAAGCAACTTATAAAATGAGTTTTTACTGGTTCAGCATTAGGCCTaagttttaattttaaataggaaaaaaaatctatttgaTGTCAGTATGACAGTCAACTTTTTTTTGGCCTTACCTGCAGTGTGGATGCAGCAGATTCACTGGTTTCTGTCAGGCCTGTGCTCCTGGGTATACTGGAAATGATGTATCCAGCCTTGGGTACCGGCTGCCTAACCACCACCTTCCCTTTCCTGGTCTCTGCTAGAAACAGACTGTACCAGTAGGCATCACTGGAGATCAGGGTGGAATCCGCTATAGTAGAGTTCCTCTGGCTGATGATGCTGTTCCTACATACAGGAGGAGCCGCTTTGGTGGGTTTTGGTTTCTGGCACTTCAGCACGATGGTGACCAATATTGTCATTAGTAAGAGAAATGAAACTGCACCCAAACTGATCACCAGGTAGAGGTTTAGGTCTGAGAAGATGTCGTACTCCAAAGGTACCTCCATGGTGTCAGAATAGACTTTAACGGCCTGTTCCACTGTCGATAACTTGATGGTGACGGTGGCAGAGAGAGCAGGGTCTCCATTGTCTTTGGCTAGAACAACCATGCGCTGGTGACGAGCATCTCTGTAGCTGAACATTCTCATTGTCCGAATCTCCCCGTTGTATTGGTCCAGACTGAACAGCGTAGCATCCGTAAGCTGTAGGAACTGGTATGTGATCCGAGAGTTGTGCACTGAGTCTCCATCAATGGCGATAACTTTGGAAACCAGGTGTCCTTTATCAATGGATCTTGGAATCACTTCCTCAACCACAGAGCCATGTGCGCTCCATGGAGACACTATAACTGGTGTGTTGTCATTCTGGTCCACAATGATGATATGGACAGTCACATTACTGCTGAGTGGAGGAACTCCAGAATCTCGGGCTTCGATATGAAACAGAaattccttctctctctcataATCAAATGTTTTTAGTGCATAAAGGTCACCGTTCTCTGGATTAATAGAGAATAACATGGACATGGATGTGTTTGCTATTTCCTTCtctatgataaaataaaccaaaTACTGGTTTTCATGTAGATCTGGATCAACTGCAGCGACAGAACTCAGCAAAGATCCTGGTCCATTGTTTTCCATCACAGGAATAGTAAAAAATGATTTTGGAAATTGTGGCGCATTGTCATTAATGTCCAGGATCTCTAAAGTAATTGTTTCATTATCAGACAAAGGAGGCGTGCCTCTGTCTGTGACAATTAACGTGATGTCATACTCAGGAACTTTCTCACGGTCTAAAAATTCTGAAACAACTAGTGTGAAATCGTTTTCTGACGACTTATTCAACGCAAATGGCAGCTGATTGTTTATTCTAATGTCAACTATACCGTTATCTCCCGAGTCTCTGTCACTAATGCTTATGAGCGCTATTATTGTACCTACAGGAACATCTTCTTTTACCGCTGTTTTAAGAGACGTGATAGCAATGGCGGGGTGGTTGTCATTAACATCAGTAACAAACACCATTAGTGTACACTGTCCTGAAAGCTGATTATAACCATTATCGTGAGCCTGTACATGCATCTCAAGTGTTTTTATTTCCTCAAAATCTATAATGCCTTTCACTTTTACTTCCCCTGTATTCGAATTCAAAGAAAACAAATCCTGCGTTTTTTCGGAAGTGTAAAGCGTGAAAGAATATATAATATCCGCGTTtgaaccttcatctaagtcagtAACATTTAGCTTTATAACAGGGGTTCCAATAGGTGAGTTTTCAGAAATGTTAACATAGTAAATTTGGCGATCAAACTGAGGGGCGTTGTCATTCACATCCAGCACACGAACAATGATGCTGACGGTACCTGATCGCGCAGGGACTCCGCCGTCTACGGCGGTGAGTATCAAATTATGTACCGATTGTTTCTCCCGGTCCAAAGCCTTCTTTAAAATTAGGTTCGCGTATTTAGATCCTTCACTTCCCGTATGGATGTCTAGATTAAAATTTTCGCTTTCACTTAAATGGTATGTTTTAATGGAATTCGAGCCAACGTCTGGATCAACTGCATTCGTGAGAGAGAACCTTTCCCCAGCCGCTGTTGACTCGGAAATATCTAAATGTAATGTTTC from Paramormyrops kingsleyae isolate MSU_618 chromosome 10, PKINGS_0.4, whole genome shotgun sequence encodes the following:
- the LOC111859794 gene encoding protocadherin alpha-C2-like isoform X5, which gives rise to MKEGSVVANLAADLGLAVNSLTERNVRLDIIANKKYLNINKETGDLYIAEKIDREYLCSSKISCFLKMGVIFENPLRIFNFDLEILDINDNAPNFRWDKIELDISESASPGERFSLNNALDPDVGLNTVKTYYLTESQHFTIEVQTGRDGSKFADLILIKDLDREVQAVHNLVLTAVDGGVPARSGTATIIVRVLDVNDNAPRFDQASYVISITENSAVGSFVIKLNATDLDEGSNAEIKYSFSLYTSEKTQEMFNLNSDNGEIRIREVINFEESTVYEMDIEAKDQGYKALSGQCKLTIYVIDMNDNHPELSIKSFQTTVKEDVAVGTVIALVSVSDKDSGDNGIVDIYISKLLPFQLKNTSENYYELVISEALDREKVSEYDITFIVTDRGTPPLSDNETITLEILDINDNAPQFPKSFYTIPVMENNGPGSLLSSLAAFDPDLHENQYLVYFIIEKEIANTSMSMLFSINPENGDLYALKTFDYERDKEFLFHIEARDSGVPPLSSNVTVHIIIVDQNDNTPVIVSPWSAHGSVVEEVIPRSIDKGHLVSKVIAIDGDSVHNSRITYQFLQLTDATLFSLDQYNGEIRTMRMFSYRDARHQRMVVLAKDNGDPALSATVTIKLSTVEQAVKVYSDTMEVPLEYDIFSDLNLYLVISLGAVSFLLLMTILVTIVLKCQKPKPTKAAPPVCRNSIISQRNSTIADSTLISSDAYWYSLFLAETRKGKVVVRQPVPKAGYIISSIPRSTGLTETSDSAASTLQASTTTSSSSSSS
- the LOC111859794 gene encoding protocadherin alpha-C2-like isoform X6, which produces MKEGSVVANLAADLGLAVNSLTERNVRLDIIANKKYLNINKETGDLYIAEKIDREYLCSSKISCFLKMGVIFENPLRIFNFDLEILDINDNAPNFRWDKIELDISESASPGERFSLNNALDPDVGLNTVKTYYLTESQHFTIEVQTGRDGSKFADLILIKDLDREVQAVHNLVLTAVDGGVPARSGTATIIVRVLDVNDNAPRFDQASYVISITENSAVGSFVIKLNATDLDEGSNAEIKYSFSLYTSEKTQEMFNLNSDNGEIRIREVINFEESTVYEMDIEAKDQGYKALSGQCKLTIYVIDMNDNHPELSIKSFQTTVKEDVAVGTVIALVSVSDKDSGDNGIVDIYISKLLPFQLKNTSENYYELVISEALDREKVSEYDITFIVTDRGTPPLSDNETITLEILDINDNAPQFPKSFYTIPVMENNGPGSLLSSLAAFDPDLHENQYLVYFIIEKEIANTSMSMLFSINPENGDLYALKTFDYERDKEFLFHIEARDSGVPPLSSNVTVHIIIVDQNDNTPVIVSPWSAHGSVVEEVIPRSIDKGHLVSKVIAIDGDSVHNSRITYQFLQLTDATLFSLDQYNGEIRTMRMFSYRDARHQRMVVLAKDNGDPALSATVTIKLSTVEQAVKVYSDTMEVPLEYDIFSDLNLYLVISLGAVSFLLLMTILVTIVLKCQKPKPTKAAPPVCRNSIISQRNSTIADSTLISSDAYWYSLFLAETRKGKVVVRQPVPKAGYIISSIPRSTGLTETSDSAASTLQYSK
- the LOC140593203 gene encoding protocadherin alpha-C2-like; this encodes MVPHCTMKGKRNCPVFFVFFAIWSSVGAVTRYSIPEEMKEGSVVANLADDIGLSVGSLTERKVKLDILHSKKYVDVNKETGELYIVERIDREYICSMKSSSCLFKMDVIIENPVRIFNFELEILDINDNAPQFRRETLHLDISESTAAGERFSLTNAVDPDVGSNSIKTYHLSESENFNLDIHTGSEGSKYANLILKKALDREKQSVHNLILTAVDGGVPARSGTVSIIVRVLDVNDNAPQFDRQIYYVNISENSPIGTPVIKLNVTDLDEGSNADIIYSFTLYTSEKTQDLFSLNSNTGEVKVKGIIDFEEIKTLEMHVQAHDNGYNQLSGQCTLMVFVTDVNDNHPAIAITSLKTAVKEDVPVGTIIALISISDRDSGDNGIVDIRINNQLPFALNKSSENDFTLVVSEFLDREKVPEYDITLIVTDRGTPPLSDNETITLEILDINDNAPQFPKSFFTIPVMENNGPGSLLSSVAAVDPDLHENQYLVYFIIEKEIANTSMSMLFSINPENGDLYALKTFDYEREKEFLFHIEARDSGVPPLSSNVTVHIIIVDQNDNTPVIVSPWSAHGSVVEEVIPRSIDKGHLVSKVIAIDGDSVHNSRITYQFLQLTDATLFSLDQYNGEIRTMRMFSYRDARHQRMVVLAKDNGDPALSATVTIKLSTVEQAVKVYSDTMEVPLEYDIFSDLNLYLVISLGAVSFLLLMTILVTIVLKCQKPKPTKAAPPVCRNSIISQRNSTIADSTLISSDAYWYSLFLAETRKGKVVVRQPVPKAGYIISSIPRSTGLTETSESAASTLQVRPKKS